A portion of the Myripristis murdjan chromosome 13, fMyrMur1.1, whole genome shotgun sequence genome contains these proteins:
- the LOC115370658 gene encoding mRNA decay activator protein ZFP36 isoform X2: MSDMLDDILKQNFINLARDDAFPPAQSQLKVPGHSRLTRSTSFFSSPSPPPSSTTSSRQSLSSEHVNNDDDSSPFWPDNIWSQATLSKPQQLPFRPDRSMSLTESSSALLSSFVQLKGLEAFSSGPATVAPPPGFPPSSCLPVQTPTALPSNRYKTELCRGFQESGSCKYGSKCQFAHGEAELRGLYRHPKYKTEPCRTFYNFGYCPYGTRCHFIHEEKIGSGPLAPAKFPNQRQPPQTTATATGGQNPRHQLRQSVSFAGFLGSSRSSPPPASFPSSFNDPNLGFSRAPSVSPPPADLLSPVFGDTLQREAATAAFQFGHHQTRSSAGDIHNIPLIVEPKPSRCVCGHGNNFQTLSSTNSKAFSSMDDSLHQETSVLFPNALGHGGFMKPPALQRFSSEDSLEDSYSSSGGSSGTESPTFDGSATKRLTVFERLSLSD, encoded by the exons ATGTCCGATATGCTTGACGACATCTTGA AACAGAACTTTATTAACCTGGCGCGGGATGATGCCTTCCCCCCGGCACAGTCTCAACTCAAAGTCCCGGGGCACAGCCGGCTGACCCGGTCGACGtccttcttctcttccccctctcctcccccctcctccaccacctcttCGAGGCAGAGCCTGAGCTCGGAGCACGTTAACAATGACGATGACAGCAGCCCTTTCTGGCCAGACAACATCTGGAGCCAGGCCACTCTCTCTAAGCCGCAGCAGCTTCCCTTCAGGCCCGATCGCTCCATGAGCCTCACTGAATCCAGCAGCgccctgctctcctccttcgTGCAGCTGAAGGGCCTGGAGGCCTTCTCCTCAGGGCCTGCTACTGTAGCTCCCCCACCAggcttccctccttcctcttgcCTCCCAGTGCAGACCCCAACAGCGCTCCCTTCTAACCGCTACAAGACTGAGCTCTGCCGTGGCTTCCAGGAAAGTGGCAGCTGCAAATATGGCAGTAAGTGCCAGTTTGCCCATGGAGAGGCTGAGCTTCGTGGGCTGTACCGCCACCCTAAGTACAAGACGGAGCCCTGCAGAACTTTCTACAACTTTGGCTACTGCCCCTATGGCACACGCTGTCACTTCATCCATGAGGAGAAAATTGGCAGTGGCCCCTTAGCACCTGCCAAATTTCCAAATCAGCGGCAACCACCACAAACCACTGCCACAGCCACCGGTGGTCAGAACCCACGCCACCAGCTTCGCCAGAGCGTCAGCTTTGCTGGGTTCCTTGGCTCATCGCGCAGctcacctcctcctgcctctttcCCTTCATCTTTCAATGATCCCAACCTGGGCTTCAGTCGcgctccctctgtttctccacctcctgctgatcTCCTCTCTCCAGTGTTTGGTGACACCCTTCAGCGTgaggcagcaacagcagcattcCAGTTCGGCCACCACCAGACCCGTTCCAGTGCCGGGGACATCCACAACATTCCTCTCATAGTGGAGCCCAAGCCTTCACGCTGTGTTTGTGGCCACGGAAATAACTTCCAAACTCTGAGCAGCACCAACAGCAAAGCTTTCTCTAGCATGGATGATAGCCTCCACCAAGAAACCAGTGTGCTGTTTCCAAACGCCCTGGGCCATGGAGGATTTATGAAGCCTCCTGCACTGCAGCGTTTCTCCTCTGAGGATTCACTGGAAGACAGCTATAGCAGCAGCGGAGGCTCCAGTGGTACCGAGTCACCAACTTTCGATGGATCAGCCACCAAGAGGCTCACCGTGTTTGAGAGGCTTTCCCTGTCTGACTAA
- the LOC115370658 gene encoding mRNA decay activator protein ZFP36 isoform X1, whose translation MSDMLDDILKRNFINLARDDAFPPAQSQLKVPGHSRLTRSTSFFSSPSPPPSSTTSSRQSLSSEHVNNDDDSSPFWPDNIWSQATLSKPQQLPFRPDRSMSLTESSSALLSSFVQLKGLEAFSSGPATVAPPPGFPPSSCLPVQTPTALPSNRYKTELCRGFQESGSCKYGSKCQFAHGEAELRGLYRHPKYKTEPCRTFYNFGYCPYGTRCHFIHEEKIGSGPLAPAKFPNQRQPPQTTATATGGQNPRHQLRQSVSFAGFLGSSRSSPPPASFPSSFNDPNLGFSRAPSVSPPPADLLSPVFGDTLQREAATAAFQFGHHQTRSSAGDIHNIPLIVEPKPSRCVCGHGNNFQTLSSTNSKAFSSMDDSLHQETSVLFPNALGHGGFMKPPALQRFSSEDSLEDSYSSSGGSSGTESPTFDGSATKRLTVFERLSLSD comes from the exons ATGTCCGATATGCTTGACGACATCTTGAAAAGG AACTTTATTAACCTGGCGCGGGATGATGCCTTCCCCCCGGCACAGTCTCAACTCAAAGTCCCGGGGCACAGCCGGCTGACCCGGTCGACGtccttcttctcttccccctctcctcccccctcctccaccacctcttCGAGGCAGAGCCTGAGCTCGGAGCACGTTAACAATGACGATGACAGCAGCCCTTTCTGGCCAGACAACATCTGGAGCCAGGCCACTCTCTCTAAGCCGCAGCAGCTTCCCTTCAGGCCCGATCGCTCCATGAGCCTCACTGAATCCAGCAGCgccctgctctcctccttcgTGCAGCTGAAGGGCCTGGAGGCCTTCTCCTCAGGGCCTGCTACTGTAGCTCCCCCACCAggcttccctccttcctcttgcCTCCCAGTGCAGACCCCAACAGCGCTCCCTTCTAACCGCTACAAGACTGAGCTCTGCCGTGGCTTCCAGGAAAGTGGCAGCTGCAAATATGGCAGTAAGTGCCAGTTTGCCCATGGAGAGGCTGAGCTTCGTGGGCTGTACCGCCACCCTAAGTACAAGACGGAGCCCTGCAGAACTTTCTACAACTTTGGCTACTGCCCCTATGGCACACGCTGTCACTTCATCCATGAGGAGAAAATTGGCAGTGGCCCCTTAGCACCTGCCAAATTTCCAAATCAGCGGCAACCACCACAAACCACTGCCACAGCCACCGGTGGTCAGAACCCACGCCACCAGCTTCGCCAGAGCGTCAGCTTTGCTGGGTTCCTTGGCTCATCGCGCAGctcacctcctcctgcctctttcCCTTCATCTTTCAATGATCCCAACCTGGGCTTCAGTCGcgctccctctgtttctccacctcctgctgatcTCCTCTCTCCAGTGTTTGGTGACACCCTTCAGCGTgaggcagcaacagcagcattcCAGTTCGGCCACCACCAGACCCGTTCCAGTGCCGGGGACATCCACAACATTCCTCTCATAGTGGAGCCCAAGCCTTCACGCTGTGTTTGTGGCCACGGAAATAACTTCCAAACTCTGAGCAGCACCAACAGCAAAGCTTTCTCTAGCATGGATGATAGCCTCCACCAAGAAACCAGTGTGCTGTTTCCAAACGCCCTGGGCCATGGAGGATTTATGAAGCCTCCTGCACTGCAGCGTTTCTCCTCTGAGGATTCACTGGAAGACAGCTATAGCAGCAGCGGAGGCTCCAGTGGTACCGAGTCACCAACTTTCGATGGATCAGCCACCAAGAGGCTCACCGTGTTTGAGAGGCTTTCCCTGTCTGACTAA